A region from the Rhinoderma darwinii isolate aRhiDar2 chromosome 2, aRhiDar2.hap1, whole genome shotgun sequence genome encodes:
- the MRPL30 gene encoding large ribosomal subunit protein uL30m, producing the protein MALVCCNVLQRRSLGLKLLTEHPSMSLLWSDWIRHKFTKSRIPEETFQPKPEDHEKYGGDPQQPHKIHLITRVRSWVGRPYWEKEVIDSLGLQKAHKPIVHKNIPSVNKRLKVIKHLVRVQPLKLPYGLPTEADMSDTYLNSSGQLVICKKLQPIDMKSVES; encoded by the exons ATGGCCCTGGTGTGCTGTAATGTTTTGCAAAGAAGATCATTGGGATTAAAG CTTTTGACAGAGCACCCTTCCATGTCACTGTTGTGGTCTGACTGGATCCGTCATAAATTTACGAAGTCTCGCATTCCTGAAGAA ACCTTTCAACCAAAGCCAGAAGATCATGAAAAATATGGAGGAGATCCACAGCAACCGCATAAAATACATCTTATCACTAGAGTAAGATCGTGGGTTGGAAGACCATACTGGGAGAAGGAAGTGATTGATAGTCTAGGACTTCAAAAG GCTCACAAACCAATTGTGCATAAGAACATCCCATCAGTCAACAAGAGGCTTAAAGTCATCAAGCACTTAGTAAG AGTCCAACCGCTGAAACTACCTTATGGGCTTCCAACTGAGGCGGACATGTCAGACACTTACTTAAACAGCTCCGGCCAGCTGGTGATTTGTAAAAAGCTGCAGCCAATTGACATGAAATCAGTTGAATCTTAG